In Rutidosis leptorrhynchoides isolate AG116_Rl617_1_P2 chromosome 2, CSIRO_AGI_Rlap_v1, whole genome shotgun sequence, one genomic interval encodes:
- the LOC139893261 gene encoding uncharacterized protein produces MEEVRASSAWVASHSSHVTVDSTGIEKVVESVHDSIPKVEWNYEGIHYFDNGPLTVQYLFVLDALNFCFWPDKDLNYDDLASGLKSALENDKSVFDADRLQKYTGPELRELLKWPRPLPLEDERVRLIHEVGYELERSFGGKASNIVESCGKSAVKLVSTIARHFPGFRDHTVYKGHQVFLYKRAQIFAADVWGAFKGEGYGEFNDVGSITIFADYIVPAVLQQLGVLKYSSTLADIIEANKEIGSGTEEEIELRACSIYAVEKMRDLINKRTGKQVLSVELDLWLWAYGVSNPSLQHHRTLSIYY; encoded by the exons ATGGAAGAAGTTAGGGCTAGCTCCGCTTGGGTAGCGTCTCATTCTTCTCACGTCACCGTTGATTCTACAG GCATTGAAAAAGTTGTAGAAAGTGTTCATGATTCAATCCCGAAAGTAGAATGGAATTACGAAGGGATTCATTATTTTGATAATGGTCCTTTAACTGTTCAATACTTGTTTGTGTTGGATGCTCTTAATTTCTGTTTTTGGCCAG ACAAGGATTTAAATTACGATGATTTGGCTTCGGGATTAAAATCAGCTCTTGAAAACGACAAGTCTGTATTCGATGCTGATCGACTTCAGAAGTACACAG GCCCTGAGTTGCGTGAACTTTTAAAATGGCCAAGACCGTTACCTTTGGAGGATGAACGAGTTCGTTTGATACACGAG GTTGGGTATGAACTTGAGAGAAGTTTTGGGGGAAAAGCATCAAACATTGTGGAGTCTTGTGGAAAATCGGCTGTAAAGCTTGTTTCTACTATTGCACGTCACTTTCCAG GCTTTCGTGACCATACTGTGTACAAAGGTCACCAAGTGTTTTTGTATAAACGAGCCCAGATATTTGCTGCTGATGTATGGGGTGCATTCAAGGGTGAAGGGTATGGCGAATTCAACGATGTCGGTTCGATAACTATATTTGCAGACTATATTGTACCTGCGGTGCTGCAACAGCTTGGAGTATTAAAGTATAGTTCAACTTTAGCCGATATCATCGAGGCAAATAAAGAAATCGGTTCAGGTACTGAGGAAGAAATTGAATTACGCGCTTGCTCTATATACGCAGTGGAGAAAATGAGGGATTTGATCAATAAAAGAACTGGGAAACAG GTATTGAGTGTGGAATTGGATCTTTGGTTATGGGCGTACGGTGTTTCGAACCCTTCTCTTCAACATCACCGTACATTATCGATTTATTACTGA